The Tissierellales bacterium genome includes a window with the following:
- a CDS encoding ParB/RepB/Spo0J family partition protein — protein sequence RASKLAKLNEVPVIILDYRDIDSAMVALIENLQREDLNFIEEAEGYSNLIKDHGFTQSQLAEKLGKSQSTIANKLRILKLPDDVKRMILGTNLTERHARALLRIPDDKLKREVLEKIIQDDLTVKRTEKLVEGILDDMMKDEEKEEKKQNIKGLINLRIYLNTIKNAYTEIKKSGLNATYDEQDKGDFVEVVVRIPKDGNKK from the coding sequence TTAGAGCATCGAAATTAGCCAAGTTAAATGAGGTACCTGTGATTATTCTTGATTATAGAGACATAGATTCTGCTATGGTAGCATTAATTGAAAATCTTCAAAGAGAAGATTTAAATTTTATTGAGGAAGCTGAAGGATATAGTAATTTAATAAAAGATCATGGCTTCACCCAAAGTCAGCTGGCTGAAAAGTTAGGAAAAAGTCAATCTACTATAGCAAATAAACTTAGAATTTTGAAACTACCAGATGATGTTAAAAGAATGATCTTAGGTACTAATTTAACTGAAAGACATGCAAGAGCACTTTTAAGAATACCTGATGATAAATTAAAACGTGAAGTATTAGAAAAAATTATTCAAGACGATTTGACTGTGAAAAGAACTGAAAAGTTGGTAGAAGGTATATTAGATGATATGATGAAGGATGAAGAGAAGGAAGAAAAGAAACAAAATATAAAAGGGTTAATAAATTTAAGAATATATTTAAATACTATTAAAAATGCATATACCGAAATAAAGAAAAGTGGTTTAAATGCTACTTATGATGAACAGGATAAAGGAGATTTTGTTGAAGTTGTAGTTCGTATACCGAAAGATGGAAATAAAAAATAG
- a CDS encoding AAA family ATPase: MSYIVSVFNQKGGVGKTTSVINLSSALGKLGGKILIVDGDPQGNTTSGLGIEKKSLDISIYDMLINQVKPDDIIIETSAENVFIIPANVDLAGAEIELTNAENRETILRQALLRLDSKFDYIFIDCPPSLGLLSINALVASKSVIIPIQCEYYALEGVSQLVDTISLVKRSLNPNLEIEGVILSMFDGRTNLSIQVVDEVKKYFKGKVYTSIIPRNVRLAEAPSYGLSVIDYDSKSKGAEAYMDLGKEFLELSREEL, translated from the coding sequence ATGTCTTATATTGTATCAGTTTTTAATCAAAAAGGTGGAGTAGGTAAAACAACTTCAGTTATTAATTTAAGTTCGGCATTAGGAAAACTAGGGGGGAAAATTTTAATAGTTGATGGAGATCCACAAGGAAATACCACTAGTGGATTAGGAATAGAGAAGAAAAGTCTAGATATTTCTATATATGATATGCTTATTAATCAAGTAAAGCCAGATGATATAATTATAGAAACTAGTGCTGAAAATGTATTTATTATTCCAGCTAATGTAGATTTAGCTGGGGCTGAAATTGAATTAACAAATGCAGAAAATAGAGAAACTATTTTAAGACAAGCTTTATTAAGATTAGATAGTAAATTTGATTATATTTTCATTGACTGTCCTCCATCTTTAGGGTTATTAAGTATTAATGCTTTAGTTGCCTCTAAAAGTGTAATTATACCAATACAGTGTGAGTATTATGCTTTAGAAGGTGTTAGTCAGTTAGTTGATACAATCTCTTTGGTAAAAAGAAGTTTAAATCCTAATTTGGAAATAGAAGGTGTTATATTAAGTATGTTTGATGGAAGGACTAATCTTTCTATACAAGTTGTAGATGAGGTAAAAAAATATTTTAAAGGCAAGGTATATACCAGTATTATACCTAGAAATGTTAGATTAGCAGAGGCGCCAAGTTATGGATTATCAGTTATAGATTATGACTCAAAATCAAAAGGTGCAGAAGCTTATATGGATTTAGGTAAGGAATTTTTAGAGTTAAGTAGGGAGGAATTATAA
- a CDS encoding ParB/RepB/Spo0J family partition protein: protein MATKKRGLGKGLSALIPEEPMEEMVSNEVDKNAIVNIDISLIKPNKNQPRKEFDKQALEELKHSIKDYGVIQPIIVRKKGEEYEIVAGERRWHATKNAGLEKIPCIIKDVEEVEATKLALIENIQREDLNSIEEAKAFDDLMKNYGYTQEEVARIIGKSRSYIANTIRLLNLEDKVRNYVVEGKLSSGHGRALLAIEDEENQIKVAERIVKNKLNVRDTEKLVKDSNKPVKKEKVYIEEDPFLVEIEESLMNVLGTRVSISSGREKGKIEIEYYGDEDLERILEMLLH from the coding sequence ATGGCTACTAAAAAGAGAGGGTTAGGTAAAGGTTTATCAGCATTAATTCCTGAAGAACCTATGGAAGAAATGGTAAGTAATGAAGTAGATAAAAATGCAATAGTAAACATTGATATTTCCCTAATAAAACCTAATAAAAATCAACCAAGAAAGGAATTTGATAAACAAGCATTAGAAGAACTAAAGCATTCTATCAAAGATTATGGAGTTATTCAACCAATCATAGTTAGAAAGAAAGGCGAAGAGTATGAAATAGTGGCTGGAGAAAGAAGGTGGCATGCAACAAAAAATGCTGGTTTGGAAAAAATACCTTGCATAATAAAAGATGTAGAAGAAGTAGAGGCTACGAAATTAGCATTAATAGAAAATATTCAAAGAGAAGATTTAAATTCTATAGAAGAAGCGAAAGCCTTTGATGATTTAATGAAAAACTATGGCTATACTCAAGAAGAAGTGGCAAGAATTATAGGTAAAAGTAGATCTTATATAGCTAATACTATTCGATTATTAAACCTTGAGGATAAAGTAAGAAATTATGTAGTTGAAGGCAAATTATCTAGTGGACATGGAAGAGCTTTATTAGCTATAGAAGATGAAGAAAATCAAATTAAGGTTGCAGAAAGAATTGTAAAGAATAAGTTAAATGTAAGAGATACAGAAAAATTAGTGAAGGATTCTAATAAACCTGTTAAAAAGGAAAAAGTATATATAGAGGAAGATCCATTCCTTGTAGAAATTGAAGAAAGTTTAATGAATGTTTTAGGGACAAGGGTATCTATATCCTCTGGACGAGAAAAGGGTAAAATTGAAATTGAATATTATGGGGATGAGGATTTGGAAAGAATTTTAGAAATGCTTTTACATTAA
- a CDS encoding PhzF family phenazine biosynthesis protein: protein MEVNIYQVDVFTESTFQGNSAGVVPYAKGLDEKDMQRIANEMNLCETAFIIPIDKNKFETRFFTPCCEIELCGHATIGSFYTLGKMNYISPIENGRKKVIQKTKVGELPVELFYTDGNIDKVFMEQKNPDSLGRIDNLTELLYALNIKEEDIGIGEKFVYPEIISTGVPDLILPLKEKKTLDNLMVDFRKVSKISEKLKITGIHVFHLPNANSDRVYARNFAPFVGINEEAATGTSNGALMYFLKKNKLINSNEIKAIQGEVLGRPSVLYCEIGEKNNDFIVKVGGKARIVLEGVLCCKPT, encoded by the coding sequence ATGGAAGTAAATATATATCAAGTGGATGTATTTACAGAAAGTACTTTCCAAGGGAATTCAGCAGGAGTAGTACCTTATGCAAAAGGATTGGATGAAAAGGATATGCAACGTATAGCTAATGAAATGAATTTATGTGAAACAGCATTTATTATTCCAATAGATAAAAACAAATTTGAAACTAGATTTTTTACTCCATGTTGTGAAATAGAACTTTGTGGACATGCAACTATTGGCTCATTTTATACATTAGGTAAAATGAATTATATTTCACCAATTGAAAATGGAAGAAAAAAAGTTATTCAAAAAACTAAAGTAGGAGAATTGCCAGTAGAACTATTTTATACTGATGGTAATATAGATAAAGTTTTTATGGAACAAAAAAATCCTGATTCTTTAGGTAGAATTGACAACTTAACAGAATTATTATATGCATTAAATATAAAAGAAGAAGATATTGGAATAGGGGAGAAATTTGTATACCCAGAAATTATATCTACTGGCGTGCCAGATCTTATACTTCCATTAAAAGAAAAAAAGACTTTAGATAATTTAATGGTAGATTTTAGGAAGGTATCAAAGATATCTGAAAAGTTAAAGATTACAGGAATTCATGTTTTTCATTTACCAAATGCTAATAGTGATAGAGTATATGCAAGAAATTTTGCACCTTTTGTGGGAATTAATGAGGAAGCAGCAACTGGCACTTCCAATGGAGCTTTAATGTACTTTTTGAAGAAAAATAAATTAATAAATTCAAATGAAATAAAAGCTATACAAGGAGAAGTTTTAGGAAGACCAAGTGTGCTTTACTGTGAAATTGGGGAGAAAAACAATGATTTCATAGTAAAAGTAGGAGGAAAAGCTAGAATAGTTTTAGAGGGAGTTTTATGTTGTAAACCGACTTAG
- the ytaF gene encoding sporulation membrane protein YtaF, whose protein sequence is MVESLLMVLAISLDSFAIGLAYGTKNIRLPKKSLLAINIVCTTFLAVSIFFGSTVKNVLHENTASIISLIILVILGSYYLLDSILESFLKKGKSRDKKIKFEFPSIQIIIDIAIDGTKADINKSGDIDLSESIYLAIALSLDALAVGFGSSLGSINIKEVLISFFFINILAITSGFHIGNKIISKAKINLSWISGLILIFLGLSNLF, encoded by the coding sequence ATGGTAGAATCATTGTTGATGGTTTTAGCAATTAGTTTAGATTCTTTTGCCATAGGTCTAGCTTATGGTACAAAAAATATAAGACTTCCTAAAAAGTCTTTATTGGCTATAAATATAGTCTGTACAACTTTCCTAGCAGTATCAATATTTTTTGGTAGCACTGTAAAAAATGTATTACATGAAAATACTGCTTCTATTATAAGCTTAATAATATTAGTAATTCTAGGCTCATATTACCTTTTAGATAGTATTTTAGAAAGCTTTTTGAAAAAAGGGAAATCTAGAGATAAAAAAATAAAGTTTGAATTTCCTAGCATACAAATAATAATAGATATAGCAATTGATGGAACAAAAGCAGATATAAATAAATCGGGAGATATTGATTTAAGTGAATCAATATATTTAGCTATAGCTTTATCTTTAGATGCCCTTGCAGTAGGATTTGGAAGTAGCTTAGGTAGCATAAATATAAAAGAAGTTTTAATCAGCTTCTTTTTTATAAATATATTAGCTATTACTTCAGGCTTTCATATAGGCAATAAAATAATTTCGAAAGCTAAAATAAATTTATCCTGGATTTCCGGTTTAATTCTCATTTTTTTAGGATTAAGTAATTTGTTTTAA
- a CDS encoding calcium/sodium antiporter: MAGEKMETGLTFLFFAIGLCIIIKGGDLFVDGAVWIAYKTGIPSAIVGATVVSIATTLPELFVSTVASNEGYSDMALGNSIGSTICNIAFALGICALIKPIKIKSKFFGIKGFMMIAYLIIFFFFALNGVVTHKEGLILILLFLVFIGLNIIELKENDINKNKKVKKTFSKRENIINIIKFIIGSWFIVIGAHILVDTGVKIAYILKIPKQVVSLTLLAIGTSLPELVTSISAIMKDEDSMSVGNILGANILNLTIVLGISSLVSDNGLIVQRQTVFLDLPISLLVMLLFVFKGIFKNEIDRKLGGLLLAIYIIYLIILF; this comes from the coding sequence ATGGCTGGTGAAAAGATGGAAACAGGATTAACATTTTTGTTTTTTGCAATAGGGTTATGTATAATAATAAAAGGTGGGGATTTGTTTGTAGATGGTGCAGTATGGATTGCCTATAAAACTGGAATACCCTCTGCTATAGTTGGTGCAACTGTTGTAAGTATAGCTACTACGTTACCGGAACTTTTTGTATCTACTGTAGCTAGTAATGAGGGATATTCAGATATGGCTCTTGGTAATTCTATAGGCTCTACTATATGTAATATTGCTTTTGCACTAGGAATATGTGCTTTAATAAAACCAATAAAAATAAAAAGTAAATTTTTTGGTATCAAAGGCTTTATGATGATAGCTTATCTAATTATTTTTTTCTTTTTTGCACTAAATGGGGTAGTAACTCATAAAGAAGGTTTAATACTTATTTTATTATTTTTAGTATTTATAGGATTAAATATAATTGAATTAAAAGAAAATGATATTAATAAAAATAAAAAAGTAAAAAAAACCTTTAGTAAGAGAGAAAATATTATAAATATAATTAAATTTATAATAGGATCATGGTTTATAGTAATAGGGGCTCATATACTTGTAGATACTGGAGTAAAAATTGCCTATATTCTTAAAATACCTAAGCAAGTAGTTAGTTTAACTCTTTTAGCAATAGGTACTTCTTTACCTGAACTTGTAACCTCTATATCGGCAATAATGAAAGATGAGGATAGTATGTCTGTTGGAAATATTTTAGGTGCAAATATTTTAAATCTAACTATAGTCCTAGGGATTTCTTCTTTAGTATCTGACAATGGACTTATAGTTCAGCGTCAAACAGTCTTTTTAGATCTGCCTATATCATTATTAGTAATGTTACTTTTTGTTTTTAAAGGGATTTTTAAAAATGAAATAGATAGAAAATTGGGAGGCTTACTATTAGCTATATATATAATTTATTTAATAATTTTATTTTAG
- the nuoE gene encoding NADH-quinone oxidoreductase subunit NuoE: protein MVFEFDWDANEEKVKELRNNMRKNKDEKGILMSTLHAVQDSFGYLPIEIQELISEELNIPLSEIYGVATFYSQFSLMPKGENKISLCLGTACYVKGAQDILDELIKILGIEVGETTPDGKFSIEDTRCLGACGLAPVMVINDDVYGKLKKGEVEEILNKYR from the coding sequence ATGGTATTTGAATTTGACTGGGATGCAAATGAGGAAAAGGTAAAAGAACTTAGGAATAACATGAGAAAAAATAAAGATGAAAAGGGAATTTTAATGTCTACACTTCATGCAGTACAGGACTCTTTTGGGTATTTACCAATAGAAATACAAGAATTAATCTCAGAGGAATTAAATATACCTTTATCAGAGATATATGGTGTAGCCACTTTTTATTCCCAATTTTCCCTAATGCCAAAGGGAGAAAATAAAATAAGTTTATGTTTAGGTACAGCTTGTTATGTAAAAGGTGCTCAAGATATATTGGACGAGCTTATAAAAATACTTGGTATAGAAGTAGGAGAAACCACTCCAGATGGGAAATTTTCCATAGAAGATACTCGTTGTTTAGGAGCTTGTGGATTAGCACCTGTAATGGTAATTAATGATGATGTTTACGGAAAATTAAAAAAAGGTGAAGTTGAAGAGATACTAAATAAATATAGATAA